Proteins encoded together in one Bacteroides ovatus window:
- a CDS encoding AAA family ATPase, translated as MKILAIRLKNLTSIEGTVEVDFMAEPLHSAGIFAISGPTGAGKSTLLDALCLALYDKAPRFATSVENVNLADVGDNQINQSDVRNLLRRGTSDGYAEVDFLGIDGRRYRSRWSVRRTRNKINGSLQPQTLEVKELDTEKEFQGTKKELLIQLVELVGLTYEQFTRTVLLAQNDFATFLKSKGAAKAELLEKLTGTGVYSRISQEVYARNKAAQEEVTLIQNRMNVIELMPEEELLALQKEKELSTEKRAAGIKLLAEQNEQLNVVRSLKIQEELCKKKQQEEQEEQAREKVLQGALTSQEEGLVHFKAQWEAIQPDLKKARQLDVQIQSQQSSYIQSQQILQAANRQVAEQEQKMRVAAEQLQVSYSSLNRLLSHVGIEEALQLEQVEEILRQEENKLAAATSTNEERLLRLNSFGYPLLAEEQVKLQKELTRQQNIRQLTETQTKAKTEIERLEKEVANCLKQLTEQETALKVTQRLYENARMAVGKDVKALRRQLQEGEACPVCGSTAHPYHQEQEVVDTLFRSIEQEYNVASTNYQQMNNRSIALQRDLAHQKTVDGQIAEQLAALYKAGIEAGNEEQIQHRLAELAIRILEYRNLYAEWQRSDEEIKKMRAHCEALRENVSLCRLAMQKVSSAKEQLVILQNAASAELKRFEVIEKALNVLRQERSQLLKGKSADEAEAAVAKREKELNLALEKARKEVEAVHNRLSGLQGEMKQIALAIGELQEQYKKIESPELLPEIIKKQQEENLNIERALSTMEARLLQQAKNKLTVEQIAKELAEKQTVAERWAKLNKLIGSADGAKFKVIAQSYTLNLLLLHANKHLSYLSKRYKLQQVPDTLALQVIDCDMCDEIRTVYSLSGGESFLISLALALGLSSLSSNNLKVESLFIDEGFGSLDAESLRTAMEALEQLQMQGRKIGVISHVQEMSERISVQVQVHKKVNGKSVLTVVG; from the coding sequence TCCCCGCTTTGCTACTTCAGTGGAAAATGTGAACCTGGCAGATGTGGGAGACAATCAGATTAATCAGTCTGATGTTAGAAATTTGCTGCGCCGGGGGACAAGTGATGGTTATGCGGAAGTCGATTTTTTAGGTATTGACGGACGGCGTTACCGTTCTCGTTGGTCGGTGAGGCGGACAAGAAACAAGATAAACGGTTCTTTGCAGCCACAAACGCTGGAAGTGAAAGAACTGGATACGGAGAAAGAATTTCAAGGTACCAAGAAAGAGTTGTTGATTCAGTTGGTGGAGTTGGTTGGCCTGACGTATGAACAGTTCACCCGTACAGTATTATTGGCACAAAATGATTTTGCTACATTTCTGAAATCAAAAGGGGCGGCAAAAGCAGAATTACTGGAGAAGTTGACAGGAACCGGTGTGTATTCCCGGATTTCTCAAGAGGTCTATGCCCGGAATAAGGCGGCACAAGAAGAGGTGACCTTGATTCAGAATCGGATGAATGTGATCGAATTGATGCCGGAAGAAGAGCTGCTTGCTCTGCAAAAAGAGAAAGAACTATCGACTGAAAAGCGTGCGGCAGGGATTAAACTGCTGGCAGAACAGAATGAACAACTGAATGTGGTTCGTTCATTAAAAATACAGGAAGAACTTTGTAAGAAAAAGCAGCAGGAAGAACAGGAGGAACAGGCTAGGGAGAAAGTTCTGCAGGGTGCATTGACTTCCCAAGAGGAAGGATTGGTGCATTTTAAGGCACAATGGGAGGCCATACAGCCGGACTTGAAGAAAGCACGTCAATTGGATGTACAGATACAGTCTCAACAAAGCAGCTATATACAGTCGCAGCAGATTTTACAAGCGGCTAACAGGCAGGTGGCGGAGCAGGAACAAAAAATGCGAGTGGCTGCGGAACAATTACAGGTGTCTTATTCTTCTCTGAACCGCTTATTAAGCCATGTAGGGATAGAAGAAGCACTGCAACTTGAACAGGTGGAAGAGATTCTACGGCAAGAAGAAAACAAACTGGCTGCCGCTACAAGTACGAATGAGGAACGTTTGTTGCGCTTAAATTCTTTCGGATATCCGTTATTGGCCGAAGAACAGGTGAAGTTGCAAAAAGAGTTGACTCGTCAGCAGAATATCCGGCAATTAACGGAAACGCAGACGAAAGCAAAGACGGAAATAGAAAGACTGGAGAAAGAAGTGGCCAATTGTCTGAAACAATTGACGGAGCAAGAAACTGCATTGAAAGTTACTCAACGTCTTTACGAAAATGCACGTATGGCAGTGGGAAAAGATGTGAAAGCATTGCGCCGGCAATTACAGGAAGGGGAGGCTTGTCCGGTTTGCGGTAGCACAGCGCATCCTTATCATCAGGAACAGGAGGTGGTAGATACTCTTTTCCGGAGTATAGAGCAGGAGTATAATGTAGCATCAACCAACTATCAGCAGATGAATAACCGGAGCATTGCTCTGCAACGTGATTTGGCGCATCAAAAAACGGTGGACGGACAGATCGCGGAACAGTTGGCAGCATTATATAAAGCAGGGATTGAAGCCGGAAACGAAGAGCAAATACAACACCGTTTGGCGGAACTGGCAATACGTATTTTGGAATATCGCAATCTTTATGCAGAATGGCAGCGCAGCGATGAAGAAATTAAAAAGATGCGTGCACATTGTGAAGCCCTCCGTGAGAATGTTTCTCTCTGTCGTTTGGCTATGCAGAAAGTATCGTCTGCCAAAGAACAGCTGGTAATCTTACAGAATGCTGCTTCGGCCGAACTAAAGAGATTTGAAGTGATAGAGAAAGCGCTGAATGTGCTTCGTCAGGAACGTTCGCAGCTATTGAAAGGAAAAAGTGCGGATGAAGCGGAAGCTGCCGTAGCAAAAAGAGAGAAAGAACTGAATCTCGCTTTGGAGAAAGCACGTAAAGAAGTAGAGGCGGTACACAACCGGCTTTCCGGTTTGCAAGGAGAGATGAAGCAAATTGCACTGGCTATAGGAGAGTTGCAGGAACAGTATAAAAAGATAGAGTCTCCCGAACTGCTTCCCGAAATAATAAAGAAGCAACAGGAAGAAAACCTGAATATAGAACGTGCCCTTTCTACTATGGAAGCCCGCCTGCTACAACAAGCAAAGAATAAACTGACTGTGGAACAGATTGCGAAGGAACTGGCAGAGAAACAAACTGTTGCCGAACGTTGGGCAAAATTGAATAAACTGATTGGCAGTGCGGATGGAGCGAAATTTAAAGTGATTGCTCAAAGTTATACTTTGAATTTGTTGTTGCTTCATGCCAATAAACATTTATCCTATCTCTCTAAACGCTATAAGCTGCAACAGGTACCCGATACGTTGGCACTTCAGGTAATAGATTGCGATATGTGTGATGAAATACGGACCGTGTACTCTCTTTCAGGAGGTGAATCGTTCCTGATTTCTTTGGCACTGGCTTTAGGTTTGTCTTCCTTGTCAAGTAATAATCTGAAAGTTGAATCTCTTTTTATTGATGAAGGTTTCGGCTCTTTGGATGCGGAAAGTTTGCGTACAGCGATGGAAGCATTGGAACAATTACAGATGCAGGGGCGGAAAATAGGAGTAATCTCTCATGTGCAGGAGATGAGTGAACGGATTTCTGTTCAGGTGCAGGTACATAAGAAAGTGAATGGAAAAAGTGTGCTTACCGTGGTGGGGTAA